The Mycolicibacterium smegmatis genome has a window encoding:
- a CDS encoding ABC transporter ATP-binding protein, whose translation MTSPANRSTTAVLADPALKVDGLCVDIRSMSGTVRAVDHVSFEAHRGETLALLGESGCGKSMTATALVGLLEPVASVSAGTAHLGEVDLISADRKTRRALAGTELAIVFQDALTALNPLYTVGTQLAEPFRIHRGLSAREARNKAVELMERVGIPQPESRLHDYPHQFSGGMRQRLLIAMAVALNPTVLIADEPTTALDVTVQAQIMALLRDLRTEYHMAVVLITHDLALVAEEADRVAVMYAGQIVETGPVAEVFANPAHPYTKGLLDSVPVSAVRGEALASIGGAPPELSAIPKGCVYQDRCPHVADICVTTRPVLEGEHRRAACHFSDRAAGGTGGEHHE comes from the coding sequence ATGACCTCACCTGCGAACCGGTCCACCACCGCCGTGCTGGCCGATCCTGCGCTCAAGGTCGACGGACTGTGTGTGGACATCCGCAGCATGTCCGGCACGGTGCGCGCGGTCGACCACGTGTCGTTCGAGGCGCACCGCGGCGAAACCCTGGCGCTTCTCGGCGAATCCGGGTGCGGCAAGTCGATGACGGCCACCGCGCTGGTCGGCCTGCTCGAACCCGTCGCGAGCGTCTCGGCGGGCACCGCGCACCTCGGCGAGGTGGACCTGATCAGCGCCGACCGCAAGACTCGCCGCGCACTCGCGGGCACCGAACTGGCCATCGTGTTCCAGGACGCACTCACCGCGCTCAACCCGCTCTACACCGTGGGAACCCAACTGGCCGAACCGTTCCGCATCCACCGGGGACTGAGTGCCAGGGAGGCCCGGAACAAGGCCGTCGAACTGATGGAACGCGTCGGGATACCGCAACCCGAGTCGCGCCTGCACGACTACCCGCACCAGTTCTCCGGCGGTATGCGCCAGCGCCTGCTCATCGCGATGGCCGTCGCGCTCAACCCCACCGTGCTGATCGCCGACGAGCCGACCACCGCGCTCGACGTCACAGTGCAGGCGCAGATCATGGCGCTGCTGCGGGACCTGCGCACCGAATACCACATGGCGGTCGTGCTGATCACCCACGACCTGGCGCTCGTGGCCGAGGAGGCCGACCGCGTCGCGGTGATGTACGCCGGACAGATCGTCGAAACCGGCCCGGTGGCCGAGGTTTTCGCCAACCCGGCGCATCCCTACACCAAAGGTCTGCTGGACTCGGTGCCGGTCAGCGCGGTGCGCGGCGAGGCGCTGGCGTCGATCGGCGGGGCGCCGCCCGAGCTCAGCGCGATCCCGAAAGGCTGTGTCTACCAGGACCGCTGCCCGCACGTTGCCGACATCTGCGTGACCACCAGGCCGGTGCTCGAAGGCGAGCATCGCCGCGCCGCGTGCCACTTTTCCGATCGAGCGGCAGGCGGAACGGGAGGAGAACACCATGAGTGA
- a CDS encoding sulfite exporter TauE/SafE family protein, with the protein MTVAGYAVVAAAILLASCMQASIGFGMGMLAAPVVAIVDPALIPGTLIMLATAVTLLVVIRERESIDLSGTGWALLGRVPGTVLGALLLMALPEKALAFALAAVVLTGVAVTSLGWMPAPHRRNLVLAGATSGVLGTATAIGGPPMALVWQNSTGARLRGTMSGFFLVGSVLSLAVLAATGAIDRHTLVMFALLIPAVAVGYALSRWVNRHLDRNRQRRAAIAISTLGAVILIVRQLMGG; encoded by the coding sequence GTGACAGTCGCGGGCTATGCGGTGGTCGCCGCGGCGATCCTGCTGGCGTCGTGCATGCAGGCCTCGATCGGGTTCGGCATGGGCATGCTCGCCGCGCCCGTGGTCGCGATCGTGGATCCCGCGCTGATCCCCGGCACGCTCATCATGCTGGCCACCGCGGTCACCCTGCTGGTCGTGATCCGCGAACGCGAGTCGATCGACCTGTCCGGGACCGGGTGGGCGCTGCTGGGACGCGTGCCCGGAACCGTTCTCGGTGCACTGCTGCTGATGGCGCTGCCCGAGAAGGCGCTCGCGTTCGCGCTGGCGGCCGTGGTGCTCACGGGCGTCGCGGTGACGAGCCTCGGGTGGATGCCCGCTCCACACCGCCGCAACCTCGTGTTGGCCGGCGCGACGTCGGGCGTGCTGGGCACCGCCACCGCCATCGGCGGCCCACCCATGGCGCTGGTGTGGCAGAACAGCACCGGCGCGCGGTTGCGCGGCACGATGAGTGGGTTCTTCCTGGTGGGTTCGGTGCTCTCGCTCGCGGTTCTGGCGGCGACCGGCGCCATCGACCGCCACACCCTGGTGATGTTCGCGTTGCTGATCCCCGCCGTGGCCGTGGGATACGCGCTGTCCCGCTGGGTCAACCGGCATCTGGACCGCAACCGGCAGCGCCGGGCCGCGATCGCGATCTCGACTCTCGGTGCGGTGATCCTGATCGTCCGACAGTTGATGGGGGGATGA
- a CDS encoding ABC transporter permease, with amino-acid sequence MSTQIDLVPAKPTTAIVGDTGPARRRSRAALLRMLGNDRVAATAACVLGLVFLTAIFGPMLVGDLATDIDLDNSNAAPFSLAHGWADILGTDPLGRSMLARLVVASRTTLSVAVPAVMLSAVIGSAIGMWAGYHRGWRETVAMRIADVIMSFPSLLLAVVVLYVFSPSAANIILVLAITRIPVYLRTARAESAELQSRVFVDAARTFGAGATSIITRHVVPIVLPTLLTVATLDFCYVMLAESSLSFLGIGIQPPDVSWGLMVAQGRTYLHTAWWLSFFPGLAIVITTVSATILAAWARIATDPGQRWRLTVPQKRLSRFTKTGRALS; translated from the coding sequence ATGAGTACACAGATCGATCTGGTTCCGGCGAAGCCGACCACCGCCATCGTCGGCGACACCGGTCCCGCGCGGCGCCGGTCCCGCGCGGCGCTGCTGCGGATGCTCGGCAACGACCGCGTTGCGGCGACCGCCGCGTGCGTACTGGGCCTGGTGTTCCTCACCGCGATCTTCGGCCCCATGCTGGTCGGAGATCTCGCCACCGACATCGACCTCGACAACTCCAACGCCGCGCCGTTCAGTCTCGCCCACGGGTGGGCCGACATCCTGGGCACCGACCCGCTGGGCCGCAGCATGCTCGCGCGCCTTGTCGTCGCGAGTCGCACGACCCTTTCGGTCGCCGTTCCCGCCGTAATGCTCTCGGCTGTCATCGGATCGGCGATCGGCATGTGGGCCGGGTACCACCGGGGCTGGCGCGAGACCGTCGCGATGCGCATCGCCGACGTGATCATGAGCTTCCCGTCGCTGCTGCTGGCCGTGGTGGTGCTGTACGTGTTCTCACCGAGCGCGGCCAACATCATCCTGGTGCTGGCGATCACGCGGATCCCGGTGTACCTGCGCACCGCGCGCGCCGAGTCCGCCGAGCTGCAGAGCCGCGTGTTCGTCGACGCCGCACGCACCTTCGGGGCGGGCGCGACGTCGATCATCACGCGCCACGTCGTGCCGATCGTGCTGCCCACGCTGTTGACGGTCGCGACCCTCGACTTCTGTTACGTCATGCTGGCCGAGAGCTCACTGAGCTTCTTGGGCATCGGCATCCAGCCGCCCGACGTGAGCTGGGGCCTGATGGTCGCGCAGGGGCGCACCTACCTGCACACCGCGTGGTGGTTGTCGTTCTTCCCTGGCCTGGCCATCGTGATCACCACGGTATCGGCCACGATTCTCGCCGCATGGGCGCGCATCGCCACCGATCCGGGACAGCGCTGGCGCCTCACCGTGCCGCAGAAGCGGCTGTCCCGCTTCACCAAGACCGGAAGGGCTCTGTCATGA
- a CDS encoding ABC transporter ATP-binding protein yields the protein MSEHLLQVRDLRKSFRVAGKNRLVALDGINLHLDRGETLGLVGESGCGKSTLARTLMMLERPDAGTVTFDGVDPFRLRGKDLLAYRRRVQMVFQDPYASLNSRMTAADIIAEPWRSHKTMYPRRSDRDARVRELLDMVGLSAHAADKYPQEFSGGQRQRLGIARALALDPDVIICDEPVSALDLSVQAQVLNLLNDLQQQLQISYIFISHDLSVVRHVADRVTVMYLGRMIESGRTEDVYNRPGHPYTAALMSAAPKLDATQRRERILLTGEVPSPLNPPSGCRFRTRCWKATDICAQTTPPHAVEPAEETDGSAHIAECHHPMHHAMSVPA from the coding sequence ATGAGTGAACACCTGCTGCAGGTGCGCGACCTGCGCAAGTCGTTCCGCGTCGCGGGCAAGAACCGTCTGGTGGCGCTCGACGGCATCAACCTGCACCTCGACCGCGGCGAGACGCTCGGCCTGGTCGGCGAATCCGGTTGCGGCAAATCGACGTTGGCGCGCACGCTGATGATGCTCGAGCGGCCCGACGCGGGCACCGTCACGTTCGACGGGGTCGATCCGTTCCGGTTGCGCGGCAAGGACCTGCTGGCCTACCGCCGCCGCGTGCAGATGGTGTTCCAGGACCCGTACGCGTCGCTGAACTCCCGCATGACCGCGGCCGACATCATCGCCGAACCGTGGCGCAGCCACAAGACGATGTACCCGCGCCGTTCGGACCGCGACGCGCGGGTGCGCGAGCTGCTCGACATGGTCGGACTGAGCGCACACGCCGCGGACAAGTACCCGCAGGAGTTCTCGGGCGGTCAGCGGCAGCGCCTGGGCATCGCCCGCGCCCTCGCGCTGGATCCCGACGTGATCATCTGCGACGAACCGGTGTCGGCGCTGGACCTCTCGGTGCAGGCGCAGGTGCTCAACCTGCTCAACGATTTGCAGCAGCAACTGCAGATCTCCTACATCTTCATATCGCACGACCTGTCGGTGGTCCGCCACGTGGCCGACCGGGTCACGGTCATGTACCTGGGCCGGATGATCGAATCCGGACGCACCGAGGACGTCTACAACCGGCCCGGCCACCCCTACACCGCGGCGCTGATGTCGGCCGCGCCGAAACTCGATGCCACGCAGCGGCGTGAACGGATCCTGCTCACCGGAGAGGTCCCGTCGCCGCTGAACCCGCCGTCGGGATGCCGGTTCCGCACCCGGTGCTGGAAGGCCACCGACATCTGCGCACAGACCACCCCGCCGCACGCGGTCGAGCCGGCGGAGGAAACAGACGGCAGTGCCCACATCGCCGAGTGCCATCACCCGATGCACCACGCGATGTCGGTCCCGGCGTGA